One segment of Tamandua tetradactyla isolate mTamTet1 chromosome 13, mTamTet1.pri, whole genome shotgun sequence DNA contains the following:
- the LOC143654489 gene encoding olfactory receptor 13A1-like: MALPAPPSSVNSLSLFYGPGSFPGPWRHPHPMVATNHTAVVEFVLQGFSENHQFQGFFIALFLLLYLTALAGNGLIVMAICLNQVLHTPMYFFLTKMAILDIICTSTVLPKLLENLMGEGSTISYEGCMTQLFFLTWNLGAELLLLSVMAYDCYVAICWPLHYHTLMSRPLCVLLAGNVWTVSGISTSVNTGLMARLTFCGSQQIPHFLCEFPTLLLLA, from the coding sequence GTCCTGGCTCCTTCCCTGGACCCTGGAGACACCCCCACCCAATGGTAGCAACCAACCACACAGCCGTGgtggagtttgtcctgcagggcttctcagaaaACCATCAGTTCCAGGGTTTCTTCAttgctctcttcctcctcctttaccTGACTGCTCTTGCTGGGAACGGCCTCATCGTCATGGCCATCTGCCTGAACCAAGTCCTCCATACCCCGATGTACTTCTTTCTCACAAAAATGGCCATCTTAGACATCATCTGCACATCCACTGTTCTCCCCAAGTTGCTGGAGAACCTGATGGGAGAGGGCAGCACCATCTCCTATGAGGGCTGCATGACCCAGCTCTTCTTCCTGACGTGGAATTTGGGGGCTGAGCTGCTGCTGCTCTCAGTCATGGCATATGactgctatgtggccatctgctgGCCTCTGCACTACCACACACTGATGAGCAGGCCCCTCTGTGTCTTGCTGGCAGGGAATGTGTGGACGGTCAGTGGGATCAGCACCTCTGTGAACACTGGCCTGATGGCACGGCTAACGTTCTGTGGCTCTCAGCAGATCCCTCACTTCTTGTGTGAATTCCCCACACTGCTGCTGCTTGCCTGA